The following coding sequences are from one Lolium rigidum isolate FL_2022 chromosome 6, APGP_CSIRO_Lrig_0.1, whole genome shotgun sequence window:
- the LOC124664505 gene encoding transcription initiation factor IIE subunit beta-like → MDLNERLNRFKLQQERCQVSLSSIAAARAPSSAPTKPQQYAPRPATARPSAPAPAVRFSDDTARLQKMHSVRNSAVGLQIKAVIELLYRTRRALTAKQINEATYVDIAGNSAVFESLRSNPKVHFDGRGLFSYKPTHGVTGKDELLALIRRFCDGITVKEVEDAYPSVLDDLQALKSSGDIYLLSGEQDIVFPNDPRSRLELDSELKKLFYEIKLPKDMLDIEKDLRRNGEKPVTDTAKRRAAAEIFGKPSKPKKARKKQRGITSRTRITNVHLPGLLELPMDTKDFMRLM, encoded by the exons ATGGATCTGAACGAGAGACTCAACCGGTTCAAGCTGCAGCAGGAGAGGTGCCAGGTGAGCCTATCCAGCATCGCCGCGGCCAGAGCCCCGTCATCCGCCCCAACAAAGCCCCAGCAGTATGCTCCGAGGCCGGCTACGGCGAGGCCgtccgcgcccgcgcccgcggtTAGGTTCTCCGACGATACGGCGAGGCTGCAAAAGATGCACTCGGTCAGGAACTCCGCCGTCGGATTGCAGATCAAAGCCGTGATCGAGCTGCTTTACAGG ACGAGAAGGGCTCTTACGGCGAAGCAGATCAACGAGGCGACTTATGTCGACATCGCCGGCAACAGCGCCGTCTTCGAGAGCCTCAGGAGCAATCCCAAGGTGCACTTTGACGGGAGGGGCCTGTTCTCTTACAAG CCCACGCACGGCGTGACGGGGAAAGACGAGTTGCTTGCCCTCATCAGGAGGTTCTGCGACGGCATTACGGTCAAGGAGGTGGAGGATGCGTATCCATCTGTGCTGGACGATCTGCAG GCTCTGAAATCCTCAGGTGACATCTACTTGCTGTCGGGCGAGCAAGACATTGTGTTCCCGAACGATCCGAGGTCGAGGCTGGAGCTGGACAGTGAACTGAAGAAGCTGTTCTACGAGATCAAGCTGCCCAAGGACATGCTGGACATCGAGAAGGATCTCCGGAGGAACGGCGAGAAACCGGTGACAGACACGGCCAAGCGGAGGGCAGCGGCGGAGATCTTCGGCAAGCCTTCCAAACCCAAGAAGGCAAGAAAGAAGCAGCGCGGGATCACGAGCAGGACCAGGATCACCAACGTACATCTTCCTGGACTCTTGGAGCTGCCCATGGACACGAAAGATTTCATGCGACTGATGTAA
- the LOC124659933 gene encoding transcription initiation factor IIE subunit beta-like, translating into MDLSGKLDRFKQQQQRCHASLSIINATRAPSVTTKPQQYAPAPRPAMAKPSAPAPKVRFSDDTARLQKMHAVRKSAVGSQMKDVIELLYRTRKALTATQINDATYVDIAGNTAVFESLRNNPKVRFDGKFFSYKPTHNVTGKDGLLALIADFHDGIPVKEVEDAYPTVLDDLQALKSSGDIYLLPGEQDMVFPNDPRSRLELDTELKKLFYEIKLPKDMLDIEKDLRRNGEKPMTDTAKRRAAAEIFGKPSKPKKSKKKQRGMTSRTRITNIHLPGLFELPMDTKDFI; encoded by the exons ATGGATCTGAGCGGGAAGCTCGACAGgttcaagcagcagcagcagaggtGCCACGCGAGCCTCTCCATCATCAACGCAACCAGAGCCCCGTCAGTAACAACAAAGCCGCAGCAGTATGCTCCAGCTCCGAGGCCTGCTATGGCGAAACCGTCTGCGCCCGCGCCTAAGGTTAGGTTCTCCGATGATACGGCGAGGCTGCAAAAGATGCACGCAGTGAGGAAATCCGCCGTCGGATCGCAGATGAAGGACGTGATCGAGCTGCTCTACAGG ACAAGAAAAGCTCTTACGGCTACGCAGATCAACGATGCGACTTATGTCGACATCGCGGGCAACACTGCCGTCTTCGAGAGCCTGAGGAACAACCCCAAAGTGCGATTTGACGGGAAGTTTTTCTCTTACAAG CCCACGCACAATGTGACGGGGAAAGATGGGTTGCTTGCCTTAATCGCAGACTTCCACGACGGCATTCCAGTCAAGGAGGTGGAGGATGCGTATCCAACTGTACTGGATGATCTGCAG GCTCTGAAATCCTCAGGCGATATCTACTTGCTGCCGGGCGAGCAAGACATGGTGTTCCCCAACGACCCGAGGTCGAGGCTGGAGCTGGACACCGAGCTGAAGAAGCTGTTCTACGAGATCAAGCTGCCCAAGGACATGCTGGACATCGAGAAGGACCTCCGGAGGAACGGCGAGAAACCGATGACCGACACGGCCAAGCGGAGGGCAGCGGCGGAGATCTTCGGCAAGCCTTCGAAACCTAAGAAGTCCAAGAAGAAGCAACGCGGGATGACGAGCAGGACCAGGATCACCAACATACATCTTCCTGGGCTCTTCGAGCTGCCCATGGACACAAAAGATTTCATCTGA